GCCACGTCTTCAACGTAGATAAAGTCGCGTTTAAAGCCGTCGCTGCCTTCAAACAGTTTCGGATTTTCGCCGTTATTCAGCTGAGTGTTCAGGTGGAAAGCCACACTGGCCATGCTGCCTTTATGGCCCTCACGCGGACCATAAACGTTGAAGTAACGGAAACCACAAATCTGCGATTCAGCTTCCGGCAGAATCTGACGCACATACTGGTCAAACAGCACTTTGGAGTAGCCGTAGACGTTTAGCGGCTGCTCATACTGACGCTCTTCAATAAAGTCGGTGTTGCGACCACCGTAAGTGGCGGCGGAAGAGGCGTAGAGGAACGGGATTTCACGCTCCAGACAGAAGTGCAGCAGCTCTTTAGAGTACTGATAGTTGTTATCCATCATATACTTGCCATCCCACTCGGTGGTGGAAGAGCAGGCGCCTTCATGGAATACCGCTTCAATGGTGCCGAAGTCATCGCCGGCGACCACGCTGGCGATAAAATCTTCTTTATCCATATAGTCAGTGATATCTAAATCCACCAGATTGACGAACTTGGTGCCGTCTTTCAGGTTATCCACTACCAGGATGTCATTAAAGCCGTCGTTATTGAGCGCTTTAACAATATTGCTGCCAATAAAGCCAGCGCCGCCAGTCACGATAATCA
This is a stretch of genomic DNA from Winslowiella toletana. It encodes these proteins:
- the rfaD gene encoding ADP-glyceromanno-heptose 6-epimerase; translation: MIIVTGGAGFIGSNIVKALNNDGFNDILVVDNLKDGTKFVNLVDLDITDYMDKEDFIASVVAGDDFGTIEAVFHEGACSSTTEWDGKYMMDNNYQYSKELLHFCLEREIPFLYASSAATYGGRNTDFIEERQYEQPLNVYGYSKVLFDQYVRQILPEAESQICGFRYFNVYGPREGHKGSMASVAFHLNTQLNNGENPKLFEGSDGFKRDFIYVEDVAAVNLWFWKNGVSGIFNCGTGRAESFQEVADAALNYHQKGEIEYVPFPEKLKGRYQAFTLADLTKLRAAGYDKPFKTVAEGVAEYMAWLNRDA